A genome region from Arachis duranensis cultivar V14167 chromosome 6, aradu.V14167.gnm2.J7QH, whole genome shotgun sequence includes the following:
- the LOC107493605 gene encoding uncharacterized protein LOC107493605 isoform X1, producing the protein MMDEEAAPKRMEEGLGNSTMDKKQEEVVKNDINDSTTEHGKERIIMEVIGVKQKTKRVATLDAFRGLTIVLMILVDDAGGAYPRIDHSPWDGCTLADFVMPFFLFIVGVAIALALKRIPKIRYAVKKILLRTLKLLFWGILLQGGYSHAPDDLVYGVNMKFIRWCGILQRIALVYCIVALIETFTTKLRPTTFTLGHLSIFTAYKWQWFGGLVAFLIYMITTYTLYVSDWSFVDHIDDDKPLKKYKVICGMRGHLGPACNAVGYIDRHVWGVNHLYSQPVWRRLKPCTLSSPDTGPFREDAPSWCHAPFEPEGLLSSISAVMSGTIGIHYGHVLINFKGHRERLKQWVSMGFVLLIIAIILHFTNAIPINKQLYSFSYVCFTAGAAGIVFSGLYIVIDVWGIRTPFLFLEWIGMNAMLVFVMAAQGIFAAFVNGWYYEDPHNSLVHWIKKHVFVNVWHSEKVGTILYVFFAEITFWAVVAGILHKFKIYWKL; encoded by the exons ATGATGGATGAAGAAGCAGCACCAAAGAGAATGGAAGAAGGACTCGGAAATTCAACAATGGATAAGAAGCAGGAAGAGGTAGTTAAGAACGATATTAATGATTCTACAACTGAGCATGGCAAAGAGAGAATAATAATGGAAGTCATTGGTGTTAAGCAGAAAACAAAGCGGGTTGCAACACTTGATGCATTTAGGGGTCTCACCATAGTG TTGATGATACTGGTAGACGATGCTGGTGGAGCTTATCCTCGGATTGATCACTCTCCATGGGATGGATGTACTTTGGCGGATTTCGTTatgcctttttttcttttcattgttgGGGTTGCCATTGCCCTTGCACTCAAA AGAATCCCCAAGATAAGGTATGCAGTAAAGAAGATACTCCTTAGGACGTTGAAGCTTCTTTTCTGGGGCATACTTTTGCAAG GTGGATACTCTCATGCGCCCGACGACCTTGTATATGGAGTAAACATGAAATTTATCAGATGGTGTGGCATTCTCCAG AGAATAGCTCTTGTATACTGTATTGTAGCTTTAATAGAAACCTTCACCACGAAGCTTAGACCCACTACCTTCACTCTTGGACATCTATCCATTTTTACTGCCTACAAATGGCAATG GTTTGGTGGCTTGGTGGCATTCCTTATATACATGATTACAACCTACACACTCTACGTTTCAGATTGGAGTTTCGTGGATCatattgatgatgacaaacCACTCAAGAAATATAAA GTGATATGTGGAATGAGAGGACACCTAGGTCCTGCATGTAACGCTGTTGGCTATATTGATAGACATGTTTGGGGGGTCAACCATCTCTACTCTCAACCTGTTTGGAGACGCTTGAAG CCATGCACACTGAGTTCTCCAGACACAGGTCCATTTCGCGAAGATGCTCCAAGTTGGTGTCACGCTCCATTTGAGCCCGAGGGTTTATTGag TTCCATATCTGCTGTCATGTCTGGCACCATTGGTATCCATTATGGACACGTCTTGATCAACTTCAAG GGTCATCGGGAGAGGCTTAAGCAATGGGTCTCAATGGGCTTTGTTTTACTCATTATAGCTATCATCCTTCACTTCACTAATG CTATTCCAATTAACAAGCAACTGTACAGCTTCAGCTATGTTTGTTTCACAGCTGGTGCTGCTGGAATTGTTTTCTCTGGGCTCTACATAGTG ATCGACGTTTGGGGAATTCGTACTCCATTCTTGTTCTTGGAGTGGATAGGAATGAATGCAATGCTTGTGTTTGTGATGGCAGCTCAGGGAATATTTGCGGCATTTGTAAATGGCTGGTATTACGAGGACCCACATAACTCGCTT GTGCACTGGATTAAGAAGCATGTATTTGTGAATGTTTGGCACTCAGAGAAGGTGGGTACTATCTTATATGTCTTCTTTGCTGAAATCACCTTTTGGGCTGTTGTTGCTGGCATCTTgcacaaattcaaaatatattggAAACTCTGA
- the LOC107493605 gene encoding uncharacterized protein LOC107493605 isoform X2 — translation MMDEEAAPKRMEEGLGNSTMDKKQEEKTKRVATLDAFRGLTIVLMILVDDAGGAYPRIDHSPWDGCTLADFVMPFFLFIVGVAIALALKRIPKIRYAVKKILLRTLKLLFWGILLQGGYSHAPDDLVYGVNMKFIRWCGILQRIALVYCIVALIETFTTKLRPTTFTLGHLSIFTAYKWQWFGGLVAFLIYMITTYTLYVSDWSFVDHIDDDKPLKKYKVICGMRGHLGPACNAVGYIDRHVWGVNHLYSQPVWRRLKPCTLSSPDTGPFREDAPSWCHAPFEPEGLLSSISAVMSGTIGIHYGHVLINFKGHRERLKQWVSMGFVLLIIAIILHFTNAIPINKQLYSFSYVCFTAGAAGIVFSGLYIVIDVWGIRTPFLFLEWIGMNAMLVFVMAAQGIFAAFVNGWYYEDPHNSLVHWIKKHVFVNVWHSEKVGTILYVFFAEITFWAVVAGILHKFKIYWKL, via the exons ATGATGGATGAAGAAGCAGCACCAAAGAGAATGGAAGAAGGACTCGGAAATTCAACAATGGATAAGAAGCAGGAAGAG AAAACAAAGCGGGTTGCAACACTTGATGCATTTAGGGGTCTCACCATAGTG TTGATGATACTGGTAGACGATGCTGGTGGAGCTTATCCTCGGATTGATCACTCTCCATGGGATGGATGTACTTTGGCGGATTTCGTTatgcctttttttcttttcattgttgGGGTTGCCATTGCCCTTGCACTCAAA AGAATCCCCAAGATAAGGTATGCAGTAAAGAAGATACTCCTTAGGACGTTGAAGCTTCTTTTCTGGGGCATACTTTTGCAAG GTGGATACTCTCATGCGCCCGACGACCTTGTATATGGAGTAAACATGAAATTTATCAGATGGTGTGGCATTCTCCAG AGAATAGCTCTTGTATACTGTATTGTAGCTTTAATAGAAACCTTCACCACGAAGCTTAGACCCACTACCTTCACTCTTGGACATCTATCCATTTTTACTGCCTACAAATGGCAATG GTTTGGTGGCTTGGTGGCATTCCTTATATACATGATTACAACCTACACACTCTACGTTTCAGATTGGAGTTTCGTGGATCatattgatgatgacaaacCACTCAAGAAATATAAA GTGATATGTGGAATGAGAGGACACCTAGGTCCTGCATGTAACGCTGTTGGCTATATTGATAGACATGTTTGGGGGGTCAACCATCTCTACTCTCAACCTGTTTGGAGACGCTTGAAG CCATGCACACTGAGTTCTCCAGACACAGGTCCATTTCGCGAAGATGCTCCAAGTTGGTGTCACGCTCCATTTGAGCCCGAGGGTTTATTGag TTCCATATCTGCTGTCATGTCTGGCACCATTGGTATCCATTATGGACACGTCTTGATCAACTTCAAG GGTCATCGGGAGAGGCTTAAGCAATGGGTCTCAATGGGCTTTGTTTTACTCATTATAGCTATCATCCTTCACTTCACTAATG CTATTCCAATTAACAAGCAACTGTACAGCTTCAGCTATGTTTGTTTCACAGCTGGTGCTGCTGGAATTGTTTTCTCTGGGCTCTACATAGTG ATCGACGTTTGGGGAATTCGTACTCCATTCTTGTTCTTGGAGTGGATAGGAATGAATGCAATGCTTGTGTTTGTGATGGCAGCTCAGGGAATATTTGCGGCATTTGTAAATGGCTGGTATTACGAGGACCCACATAACTCGCTT GTGCACTGGATTAAGAAGCATGTATTTGTGAATGTTTGGCACTCAGAGAAGGTGGGTACTATCTTATATGTCTTCTTTGCTGAAATCACCTTTTGGGCTGTTGTTGCTGGCATCTTgcacaaattcaaaatatattggAAACTCTGA